In Pseudothermotoga hypogea DSM 11164 = NBRC 106472, the following are encoded in one genomic region:
- the rplK gene encoding 50S ribosomal protein L11 — MAKKVVAQVKLQLPAGKATPAPPVGPALGQRGVNIMEFCKRFNAETADKAGMILPVIITVYEDRSFSFVVKTPPASFLLKRAANIESGSGEPKRKIVGKVTRKQIEEIAKLKMPDLTANDLEAAMRIIEGTAKSMGIEVVD; from the coding sequence ATGGCTAAGAAAGTCGTAGCACAAGTTAAACTGCAACTTCCTGCTGGTAAGGCAACACCCGCACCTCCGGTTGGTCCCGCCCTTGGTCAGCGTGGCGTTAACATAATGGAGTTCTGCAAAAGGTTCAACGCTGAGACCGCAGACAAAGCGGGAATGATTCTGCCTGTCATCATAACAGTCTACGAAGACCGTTCCTTCAGCTTTGTTGTGAAAACGCCACCTGCATCCTTCCTGCTGAAGAGGGCGGCGAACATAGAGAGTGGTTCGGGTGAACCCAAGAGGAAGATCGTTGGGAAAGTCACGAGAAAACAGATCGAAGAGATTGCCAAGCTCAAGATGCCCGACCTGACCGCAAACGATTTGGAAGCGGCCATGAGAATCATTGAAGGCACCGCGAAGAGCATGGGCATCGAAGTGGTAGACTAA
- the nusG gene encoding transcription termination/antitermination protein NusG: MRKAWYILRTMAGQEESAKENLLTKIRSAGYERFFGRIVIPEETIIDATGKSLKRFSVSPNAKLHIKTGSDVKKGDLLAEEPAIHARHSGTIVSVKNCRKITIETIDKKYSKTYVIPESSKIVSGIKVGARIRQGMPLTQDGEYICEIDGKVIESERVKRVEVQQENGEIDVYHIPYELYDANRIYKGKQVRNGELLAEGRKIYSSIDGRVEVVDMGTRKEIRIAKTQKKRMFPGYIFVEMMMNDDTWQFARTVPGIIDFVASGGQPLQLKQREARAILRLAGIEAFEERAKPVRVEMDIKVGDVVKITSGPFEDFAGVVKEIDPVKQELRVAVTIFGRETPVTVRVSEVEKIQ; the protein is encoded by the coding sequence ATGCGAAAAGCTTGGTATATCCTCAGGACGATGGCGGGCCAGGAGGAAAGCGCGAAAGAAAATCTGCTGACCAAGATAAGATCTGCCGGATACGAAAGGTTTTTCGGCCGTATCGTTATCCCTGAGGAAACGATCATAGATGCGACGGGTAAATCCTTGAAAAGGTTTTCAGTGTCTCCGAACGCAAAACTGCATATCAAGACCGGTTCTGATGTAAAGAAGGGCGATCTTCTCGCAGAAGAACCAGCGATCCACGCAAGGCACAGCGGAACGATAGTGTCCGTGAAGAATTGCAGGAAGATAACGATCGAAACTATAGACAAGAAGTACTCGAAGACGTACGTCATCCCAGAAAGTTCCAAAATCGTGAGCGGTATCAAGGTGGGTGCCCGTATAAGACAGGGAATGCCACTGACCCAGGATGGAGAGTACATTTGCGAAATAGATGGTAAAGTGATTGAGAGCGAACGAGTCAAACGTGTTGAAGTTCAACAGGAAAATGGAGAGATAGATGTTTACCACATCCCATACGAACTGTACGATGCAAACAGGATTTACAAGGGTAAGCAAGTCAGAAACGGTGAATTACTCGCTGAAGGCAGGAAGATATACTCCAGCATAGACGGGCGCGTCGAGGTTGTAGACATGGGAACGCGCAAGGAGATAAGGATCGCAAAGACACAGAAGAAAAGAATGTTCCCTGGTTACATATTCGTCGAGATGATGATGAACGACGATACTTGGCAGTTTGCGAGGACCGTTCCAGGCATAATAGACTTTGTCGCGTCCGGTGGACAGCCTTTACAACTTAAGCAACGTGAAGCTCGAGCGATCCTGAGACTGGCGGGTATCGAAGCGTTCGAAGAAAGAGCGAAACCTGTGCGCGTTGAGATGGATATAAAGGTAGGAGACGTTGTGAAGATAACCTCCGGTCCGTTTGAAGACTTCGCTGGCGTTGTGAAAGAGATAGATCCTGTCAAACAAGAGCTCAGGGTCGCCGTCACCATCTTTGGTCGTGAGACACCTGTGACGGTGAGGGTCTCTGAAGTGGAGAAGATCCAGTGA
- the secE gene encoding preprotein translocase subunit SecE → MEKLKKFFREVWGEAKRAHWPNRQELLVSTSVVILILVVMGVYFFLLDLALSGGIRAILRALGIG, encoded by the coding sequence GTGGAAAAACTCAAGAAGTTCTTCCGAGAAGTCTGGGGAGAAGCGAAAAGGGCTCACTGGCCCAACCGACAGGAATTGTTGGTCTCCACCTCGGTTGTCATCCTGATCCTCGTCGTGATGGGGGTTTATTTCTTTCTGCTCGATCTGGCTCTCTCCGGAGGTATAAGAGCGATACTGCGCGCACTTGGTATTGGGTGA
- the rpmG gene encoding 50S ribosomal protein L33, with product MTIKIALKCSVCGHKNYYTEKNNTKKTKLSLRKYCPNCNKHTEHVETK from the coding sequence ATGACGATTAAGATAGCCCTGAAGTGTTCTGTCTGTGGGCACAAGAACTATTACACGGAGAAGAACAACACCAAGAAGACAAAACTGAGTCTCAGGAAATATTGTCCGAATTGCAATAAACACACGGAACACGTTGAAACCAAATGA
- a CDS encoding aldehyde ferredoxin oxidoreductase family protein, whose protein sequence is MILRVNLTTKKISKEPIDEKILDQFIGARGLAAKILWDEVKGVDPLSPDNKLIIAAGPFNGLRTPSGGKLVVAAKSPLTGGYGDGNIGTMVSMHLRKAGYMAIIVEGASDRPVYLYVDDDVVQIMSAEGLWGLSTFETEKRLKQVHGNVGVLSIGPAGENLVKYSVVISQEGRAGGRPGIGAVMGSKKLKAIVVRGTKDVEVKDRENFEKYTREVFKLIPTLPAYSFWIRQGTMATIEWANKNRALPTRNFSQVKFEYARTVDGYAMEAMKISRRGCPNCNMACGNVVLDIEGKESELDYENVGMLGPNTGIAFLNRVAHINRLADEFGVDTISLGAVLGFAMEAAERGALKEAPKFGDYEGALELTKKIVFRQGETGNLLAEGVKRAAEQLGLEEIAMHVKGLEVSAYNCYIYPAMALAYGTCAIGAHHKEAWVIAWEIGSTPMEDSSGKEYVMNYSPEKAKKVVEQQRIRGGMFEMLTACRLPWVELGLDLEWYAKILSSIVGKNYTLDDIYIAADRVYSLVRSYWVREFKGDWDRKMDYPPKRWFEDGVDGQHLDPERYDELLSEYYKIRGWDDRGIPTEETLRKLGLDFVVEDLRPWLK, encoded by the coding sequence GATTGAGGACTCCGAGCGGTGGAAAACTCGTGGTCGCGGCGAAAAGCCCTCTCACCGGTGGTTACGGCGATGGTAACATTGGGACCATGGTCTCGATGCACCTGAGAAAGGCTGGTTACATGGCGATCATCGTCGAGGGTGCATCGGACAGACCCGTGTACCTCTACGTTGACGACGATGTGGTTCAGATAATGAGCGCCGAAGGACTCTGGGGGCTGTCGACCTTCGAAACGGAGAAAAGGCTCAAGCAGGTTCACGGGAACGTGGGTGTTCTGAGCATCGGACCGGCTGGAGAGAATCTGGTGAAGTACTCGGTCGTGATATCCCAGGAGGGAAGAGCAGGGGGAAGACCCGGTATCGGCGCGGTGATGGGAAGTAAGAAACTGAAGGCCATAGTTGTGAGGGGTACAAAAGATGTAGAGGTGAAGGATAGAGAAAACTTTGAGAAATACACGCGAGAAGTTTTTAAGCTCATCCCCACCCTACCTGCTTACAGCTTCTGGATACGTCAGGGCACCATGGCCACCATCGAATGGGCGAACAAAAACAGGGCACTCCCGACGAGGAATTTCTCGCAGGTTAAGTTCGAGTACGCCAGAACAGTTGATGGATATGCGATGGAAGCGATGAAGATCTCACGAAGGGGCTGTCCAAACTGCAACATGGCCTGCGGAAATGTGGTGCTGGACATCGAAGGAAAAGAGAGCGAACTCGACTACGAGAACGTTGGAATGCTCGGCCCAAACACAGGAATCGCCTTCCTGAACAGGGTTGCTCACATAAACAGATTGGCCGACGAGTTCGGAGTCGACACGATCTCTCTGGGTGCTGTACTGGGATTTGCGATGGAGGCTGCTGAACGTGGAGCTCTGAAAGAGGCCCCAAAGTTTGGAGATTACGAAGGTGCATTGGAATTGACGAAGAAAATAGTCTTCAGGCAGGGTGAAACGGGCAACCTTTTGGCCGAGGGCGTCAAGAGGGCTGCCGAACAACTCGGACTCGAGGAGATCGCGATGCACGTCAAGGGCTTGGAGGTTTCTGCTTACAACTGCTACATATACCCGGCCATGGCACTCGCGTATGGAACGTGTGCGATCGGCGCTCACCACAAAGAAGCTTGGGTCATAGCGTGGGAGATCGGTTCGACACCAATGGAAGATTCGTCGGGCAAGGAGTACGTGATGAACTATTCGCCAGAGAAAGCCAAAAAGGTGGTTGAACAGCAGAGGATCAGGGGTGGTATGTTTGAGATGCTCACAGCTTGCAGACTCCCATGGGTGGAACTTGGACTCGATCTCGAATGGTACGCAAAGATCTTGAGCAGTATCGTGGGCAAGAATTACACGCTCGATGACATCTACATAGCCGCAGACAGAGTCTATTCTCTTGTAAGGTCCTATTGGGTGAGGGAATTCAAAGGTGATTGGGACAGAAAGATGGATTATCCACCGAAGCGCTGGTTTGAAGATGGTGTGGATGGTCAGCATCTGGATCCTGAACGTTACGATGAACTGCTGAGCGAGTATTACAAAATACGCGGCTGGGACGATCGTGGTATACCGACGGAAGAGACACTCAGAAAACTCGGTCTGGACTTCGTGGTGGAGGATCTCAGACCCTGGCTGAAATGA